In Nitratidesulfovibrio sp., the following are encoded in one genomic region:
- a CDS encoding lipid A deacylase LpxR family protein — translation MTPVSLLMRAAQCGGLLALLLCVPLCVPRCALAAEAAPFPDPIPAASDEVPETGAADEPEEPKKAKAFSTLVIYFENDLFGGTDQYYTNAVQARFVSPDLKTLSDDEMLPDVLDELIESLPFSGDPDAQYNVSVAFGQAIYTPSDTQARQYLAGDRPYAGFLYGAIGLHAKKGERMDTLQFTGGIVGPSARGETAQNEVHEMRDIPTAKGWDNQLHDEPGLMLTWQRNWRLNPSSIGRGFGWDVLPRVGATAGNVLTQANMGGEVRIGWNLPGDFETSLIRPGGGIEAPSDDADPRVRDSWGWYLFVGADGRAVAHNIFLDGNTFRDSHDVEKKYFVADLSGGLAVIIEGVRITYTHAYRTEEFVGQDRGQHFGSLTVGVSF, via the coding sequence ATGACCCCTGTTTCACTCCTGATGCGCGCAGCCCAGTGCGGTGGCCTGCTGGCCCTGCTGCTGTGCGTCCCCCTGTGCGTTCCCCGCTGCGCGCTGGCCGCCGAGGCTGCGCCCTTTCCTGACCCGATTCCCGCCGCATCGGACGAAGTGCCGGAAACAGGCGCCGCCGACGAGCCGGAAGAACCCAAAAAGGCCAAGGCGTTCAGTACGCTGGTCATCTATTTCGAGAACGACCTGTTCGGCGGTACCGACCAGTACTACACCAACGCGGTGCAGGCCCGGTTCGTCTCGCCCGACCTCAAGACCCTGTCCGACGACGAAATGCTGCCCGACGTGCTGGACGAACTCATCGAAAGCCTGCCGTTTTCGGGTGACCCTGATGCCCAGTACAACGTCAGCGTGGCCTTCGGGCAGGCCATCTACACGCCGTCCGATACCCAGGCCCGGCAGTACCTGGCCGGTGACCGACCTTACGCGGGCTTCCTGTACGGGGCCATCGGCCTGCATGCCAAGAAGGGCGAGCGCATGGACACCCTGCAATTCACCGGCGGCATCGTGGGGCCTTCGGCGCGGGGAGAGACGGCCCAGAACGAAGTGCACGAGATGCGCGACATTCCCACGGCCAAGGGCTGGGACAACCAGTTGCATGACGAACCGGGCCTGATGCTGACCTGGCAACGCAACTGGCGGCTGAACCCTTCGTCCATCGGACGCGGCTTCGGCTGGGACGTGCTGCCCCGCGTGGGTGCCACGGCGGGCAACGTGCTGACCCAGGCCAACATGGGGGGGGAAGTGCGCATCGGCTGGAACCTGCCGGGCGACTTCGAGACTTCGCTGATCCGCCCCGGGGGGGGCATAGAGGCACCCAGCGACGATGCGGACCCGCGCGTGCGCGACAGCTGGGGCTGGTACCTGTTCGTGGGTGCCGACGGGCGGGCCGTGGCCCACAACATCTTTCTGGACGGCAATACCTTTCGCGACAGCCACGACGTGGAAAAGAAGTACTTCGTGGCCGACCTGTCCGGGGGGCTGGCGGTAATCATCGAAGGGGTGCGCATCACCTACACCCACGCCTACCGCACCGAGGAATTCGTGGGCCAGGACCGGGGGCAGCACTTCGGCTCGCTGACCGTGGGAGTTTCGTTCTAG
- a CDS encoding helix-turn-helix transcriptional regulator yields MGRLLGRLVREARLERTDGGKVLSIRQLADRLGVHHSYLSRIERGDDVCLKPERLMVLADLLGVDRYFMLAVAGVVPDKLREAIYEHREVFTLFLRCVLCDEPDESDDESAMFADAVCKAPHWRISYTDEAELLRSLVGAMSREGWIVSRLAQDRMATQLSTCDLGFCDIDLRRGVVTTAGVRSLRVYLEQHGAEGGVARVYRSRRVATGKLGSMITMLHRMRHALGAWVRVVDGFGMVVFDSQGQKPLRQDIRDDAGDGIRAGVPVGVPDRTPPRITFGRLAKRLQGTHESRLRHERTLGKLTMSAHVFFPWDEMEAFSYIIVLSH; encoded by the coding sequence ATGGGCAGGTTACTCGGAAGACTCGTCAGAGAGGCACGCCTTGAGCGAACCGATGGCGGCAAGGTGCTGTCCATCCGCCAGTTGGCCGATCGGTTGGGGGTGCATCATTCCTACCTCAGCCGCATAGAGCGGGGCGACGATGTCTGCCTGAAGCCGGAGCGATTGATGGTGCTTGCCGACCTGCTGGGAGTGGACAGGTACTTCATGCTCGCGGTGGCGGGTGTCGTGCCCGACAAACTGCGCGAAGCCATCTACGAGCACCGCGAGGTGTTTACATTGTTCCTTCGTTGCGTGCTGTGTGATGAACCGGACGAGTCGGATGATGAAAGCGCCATGTTCGCGGATGCCGTTTGCAAGGCACCCCACTGGCGCATTTCCTACACGGATGAGGCGGAACTGCTGCGCAGCCTTGTGGGTGCCATGTCGCGCGAAGGGTGGATCGTCTCGCGGCTGGCCCAGGACCGCATGGCGACACAGCTGTCCACATGCGACCTGGGCTTCTGTGACATCGACCTGCGGCGCGGCGTTGTCACCACCGCCGGGGTGCGCAGCCTGCGGGTGTATCTGGAGCAACACGGGGCGGAAGGCGGCGTTGCCCGTGTCTACCGTTCACGGCGTGTCGCGACAGGCAAGTTGGGCTCCATGATCACGATGCTGCACCGCATGCGCCATGCCCTGGGGGCGTGGGTGCGGGTGGTGGACGGCTTCGGCATGGTGGTGTTCGACAGCCAGGGGCAAAAGCCGCTGCGGCAGGATATTCGGGATGATGCCGGGGACGGCATTCGGGCAGGCGTACCGGTGGGCGTACCGGATCGCACCCCGCCGCGCATCACTTTCGGGCGTCTGGCCAAGCGGCTGCAGGGTACGCACGAAAGCCGACTGCGCCACGAGCGCACCCTCGGCAAGCTGACGATGTCGGCTCATGTCTTTTTTCCGTGGGATGAGATGGAGGCGTTTTCGTACATCATCGTGTTGTCGCATTGA
- a CDS encoding HAMP domain-containing methyl-accepting chemotaxis protein encodes MNNFNVGVRLIAGFIFVSLLTLITAGSGYLAIENASESLRRSNEEMLPAVAHTGSVELAMRGIVVAQRTLMMERLSRADRDRQREDIRLAREVIAKSRSEMDKLRHSPAVQEKWSAFVATLDAVRITNDEIMAAIQEWERDSASDDKQAKAADLVTGKGVQANARLAEAAAAVQEAVRAEARAARVQSAAEAHTAHNTAITLAVGAPLLSLLLGFFISRSITRPLGGAVSFAQLVAGGNLNADLAVHGRDEIGRLADALRVMVDTLKAKIAEAEDKSEQAARKEQEAMAAMREADEARKQAENAKREGMLQAAARVEGSVEVVSSASEELSAQIEQADRGAKEQAKRVSETATAMEEMNASVLEVARNAGNTAEVSDSARAKAAHGAALVERVVGTIDGVRRQSLDLKADMEDLGRQAESIGAIMNVISDIADQTNLLALNAAIEAARAGDAGRGFAVVADEVRKLAEKTMQATVQVGDAIRGVQQGTRKNMENVDRSVQGIEESTQLVRQSGEALGEIVRLVETASDQVRSIATASEQQSSASEEINHAVEQVSTISAETAQAMRESARAVSALAEQAQVLKRLVEEMKAG; translated from the coding sequence ATGAACAATTTCAATGTCGGTGTCAGGCTGATAGCAGGGTTCATTTTTGTTTCGCTGCTCACGTTGATCACCGCCGGTTCCGGGTATCTGGCCATCGAAAATGCCAGCGAAAGCCTGCGCCGTTCCAACGAGGAAATGCTGCCCGCCGTGGCCCATACCGGCAGCGTCGAGCTGGCCATGCGCGGCATCGTGGTGGCCCAGCGCACCCTGATGATGGAACGCCTGTCCAGAGCCGACCGCGACCGCCAGCGGGAGGACATCCGCCTTGCGCGCGAGGTCATCGCCAAGTCGCGGAGCGAGATGGACAAGCTGCGCCATTCGCCCGCCGTTCAGGAAAAATGGTCTGCCTTCGTCGCCACGCTGGACGCCGTGCGCATCACCAACGATGAAATCATGGCCGCCATCCAGGAGTGGGAGCGGGACAGCGCCAGTGACGACAAGCAGGCCAAGGCAGCTGATCTTGTCACCGGCAAGGGCGTGCAGGCCAACGCCCGACTGGCCGAGGCCGCGGCGGCCGTGCAGGAGGCCGTGCGGGCAGAGGCGCGTGCCGCGCGGGTCCAAAGCGCTGCGGAAGCGCACACGGCGCACAACACCGCCATCACTCTGGCCGTGGGGGCGCCGTTGTTGTCGCTGCTGCTCGGCTTCTTCATTTCGCGGTCCATCACCCGTCCGCTGGGCGGGGCCGTGTCGTTCGCGCAGTTGGTGGCGGGTGGAAACCTGAACGCGGACCTTGCCGTGCACGGGCGTGACGAGATCGGCAGGTTGGCCGACGCCCTGCGGGTGATGGTGGACACCCTGAAGGCCAAGATCGCTGAGGCTGAAGACAAGAGCGAGCAGGCAGCCCGCAAGGAGCAGGAGGCCATGGCCGCCATGCGTGAAGCGGATGAAGCCCGCAAGCAGGCAGAAAACGCCAAGCGCGAGGGCATGTTGCAGGCTGCCGCGCGGGTGGAGGGCTCGGTGGAGGTGGTCTCGTCCGCGTCCGAGGAGCTTTCCGCCCAGATCGAGCAGGCCGACCGGGGCGCCAAGGAACAGGCCAAGCGCGTTTCCGAGACGGCCACGGCCATGGAGGAAATGAACGCCAGCGTGCTGGAGGTGGCCCGCAACGCCGGGAACACCGCCGAGGTTTCCGATTCGGCCCGCGCCAAGGCCGCCCACGGTGCCGCGCTGGTGGAACGGGTGGTGGGCACCATCGACGGTGTGCGGCGGCAGTCGCTGGACCTCAAGGCCGACATGGAAGACCTGGGCCGCCAGGCGGAGTCCATCGGGGCGATCATGAACGTGATCAGCGACATTGCCGACCAGACCAACCTGCTGGCGCTGAACGCGGCCATCGAGGCGGCCCGCGCCGGTGACGCCGGGCGCGGCTTTGCCGTGGTGGCCGACGAGGTGCGCAAGCTGGCGGAAAAGACCATGCAGGCCACCGTGCAGGTGGGCGATGCCATCCGGGGGGTGCAGCAGGGCACCCGCAAGAACATGGAGAACGTGGACCGCTCGGTACAGGGCATCGAGGAATCCACCCAACTGGTGCGCCAGTCGGGCGAGGCGCTGGGCGAGATCGTGCGGCTGGTGGAAACGGCCAGCGATCAGGTGCGCTCCATCGCCACGGCATCGGAGCAGCAGTCCTCCGCCAGCGAGGAAATCAACCACGCGGTGGAGCAGGTCAGCACCATTTCCGCCGAAACGGCGCAGGCCATGCGGGAATCGGCGCGGGCCGTGTCCGCCCTGGCGGAGCAGGCCCAGGTGTTGAAGCGCCTGGTGGAAGAGATGAAGGCGGGCTAG
- the hemC gene encoding hydroxymethylbilane synthase — protein MNKLVIATRGSKLALWQAEHVKSCIEGRHPGVSVELLVLKTRGDIILDVPLAKVGGKGLFVKEIEEALLDGRADLAVHSMKDVPMELPEGLVLGIIPEREEPSDSFLSVHHDSLAALPHGATVGTSSLRRQSQLLALRPDLNVVSLRGNVDTRLRKLSEGQFDAIIMATAGMKRLGLSAPKSEVLGPPAFLPAVGQGALGIEFRGDRADLRDLLAFMEHTPTRIRVEAERGFLAGLQGGCQVPIAGHAVMTGDATFALEGLVADLAGARVIRRTLNGTSAPDGAQARTVGLDLAARLVADGAGEILAEVYGSGAATN, from the coding sequence ATGAACAAACTCGTCATCGCCACCCGTGGCAGCAAGCTGGCCCTGTGGCAGGCCGAACACGTCAAGTCCTGCATCGAAGGCCGACACCCCGGCGTTTCTGTGGAACTGCTGGTCCTGAAGACTCGGGGGGACATCATCCTCGACGTGCCGCTGGCCAAGGTGGGCGGCAAGGGCCTGTTCGTGAAGGAAATCGAGGAGGCGCTGCTGGATGGCCGGGCCGACCTGGCCGTGCACAGCATGAAGGACGTGCCCATGGAACTGCCGGAAGGGCTGGTGCTGGGCATCATTCCCGAACGCGAGGAACCGTCCGACTCCTTCCTGTCCGTGCACCACGATTCGCTGGCCGCCCTGCCCCACGGAGCCACCGTGGGCACCAGCAGCCTGCGCCGCCAGTCGCAGTTGCTGGCCCTGCGCCCGGACCTGAACGTGGTCTCCCTGCGCGGCAACGTGGACACCCGCCTGCGCAAGCTTTCCGAGGGCCAGTTCGACGCCATTATCATGGCCACCGCAGGCATGAAGCGCCTGGGCCTTTCCGCGCCCAAGAGCGAAGTGCTGGGGCCGCCCGCCTTCCTGCCCGCCGTGGGACAGGGCGCGCTGGGCATCGAATTCCGGGGGGACCGGGCCGACCTGCGCGATCTGCTGGCCTTCATGGAGCACACCCCCACCCGCATCCGCGTGGAGGCCGAACGCGGCTTTCTGGCCGGGTTGCAGGGCGGCTGCCAGGTGCCCATCGCCGGGCACGCCGTGATGACGGGCGATGCCACCTTCGCACTGGAAGGACTTGTGGCCGACCTTGCCGGCGCGCGGGTGATCCGCCGCACCCTGAACGGCACCAGCGCCCCGGATGGCGCGCAGGCCCGCACGGTCGGCCTGGATCTTGCCGCCCGACTGGTGGCCGACGGTGCAGGCGAAATACTGGCCGAGGTATACGGCAGCGGAGCGGCGACAAACTAG
- a CDS encoding zinc ribbon domain-containing protein yields the protein MPIYEYECTACGKKFEELVFGDDLPPCPACGSARTEKQLSCACFKMPAPSRVGQTVTFPKSSRGGCSGCSGGNCSTCG from the coding sequence ATGCCCATCTACGAATACGAATGCACCGCCTGCGGCAAGAAATTCGAGGAACTCGTCTTCGGCGACGACCTGCCCCCCTGCCCGGCCTGCGGCTCTGCCCGTACCGAGAAGCAGCTGTCCTGCGCCTGCTTCAAGATGCCCGCGCCCTCGCGCGTGGGGCAGACCGTGACCTTCCCCAAGTCCAGCCGTGGCGGCTGCTCCGGGTGTTCGGGCGGGAACTGCTCCACCTGCGGCTAG
- a CDS encoding D-sedoheptulose 7-phosphate isomerase, with protein MTDTARQIVLEHATEGAKLRERYFQQNAERVVELALQMALTLARGRKIMFCGNGGSAADAQHLAAEFVNRFMMERPPLPALALTTDSSILTAIGNDYGFEQVFQKQVQALGQPGDMLVGISTSGNSPNVVLALKAAREKGVTTVGMTGRGGGEMAALCDYLLDVSDRRTPLVQEIHITVGHLLCQLTDHFLFENVLALQPYLEGTAPQ; from the coding sequence ATGACAGACACCGCCCGCCAGATCGTGCTCGAACACGCCACCGAAGGCGCGAAGCTTCGCGAACGCTATTTCCAGCAGAACGCCGAGCGCGTGGTGGAGTTGGCCCTTCAGATGGCCCTCACCCTTGCCCGGGGCCGCAAGATCATGTTCTGCGGCAACGGCGGCAGCGCCGCCGACGCCCAGCACCTGGCCGCCGAATTCGTCAACCGCTTCATGATGGAGCGCCCCCCCCTGCCCGCCCTGGCCTTGACCACCGACAGCTCGATACTTACCGCCATAGGCAACGACTACGGCTTCGAACAGGTGTTCCAGAAACAGGTGCAGGCGCTGGGCCAACCCGGAGACATGCTGGTGGGCATTTCCACGTCCGGCAACAGCCCCAACGTGGTGCTGGCGCTGAAGGCCGCGCGCGAGAAGGGCGTGACCACCGTGGGCATGACCGGTCGCGGCGGCGGCGAAATGGCCGCGCTGTGCGACTACCTGCTGGACGTATCCGACCGGCGCACCCCGCTGGTGCAGGAAATCCACATCACCGTGGGCCACCTGCTGTGCCAGTTGACCGACCATTTCCTGTTCGAAAACGTGCTGGCCCTGCAACCGTACCTGGAAGGCACCGCGCCGCAATAG
- a CDS encoding NAD(+)/NADH kinase, whose amino-acid sequence MHTALRSILIVTKSGHREAEALGERMRAWLVARGLSARVVENTGDAVSLAVAGQECSLALVLGGDGTILGVARRLLGSGVPLLGVNLGKVGFLAEVAATRWEASLERLLSGGVTVQERLALSFHVERDGATVHSGGAVNDVVINRGILARVINLDLRVGSERLGELRADGLIVSTPTGATGYSVSARGPLVHPQLHVYTVTPICPFLNNLLPLVLPGEARLSVTVRERTTDVYLTQDGQEGYALHAGDVVHVERAPGGMLFATIEELSYYRKLKAKGFIKDQA is encoded by the coding sequence ATGCACACCGCGCTTCGTTCCATTCTCATCGTCACCAAGTCGGGCCACCGCGAGGCGGAGGCCCTTGGCGAGCGCATGCGCGCCTGGCTGGTCGCGCGCGGCCTTTCGGCGCGCGTGGTGGAGAACACGGGCGATGCCGTGTCGCTGGCCGTGGCCGGGCAGGAATGCAGCCTGGCCCTGGTGCTGGGCGGCGACGGCACCATCCTTGGCGTGGCCCGGCGGTTGCTGGGCTCCGGGGTGCCGCTCCTGGGCGTGAACCTGGGCAAGGTGGGCTTTCTGGCGGAAGTGGCGGCCACCCGCTGGGAAGCCAGCCTGGAACGGCTGCTGTCCGGCGGCGTGACCGTGCAGGAGCGGCTGGCGCTATCCTTTCACGTGGAGCGGGACGGGGCCACGGTGCATTCCGGCGGCGCGGTGAACGATGTGGTCATCAATCGCGGCATTCTGGCGCGGGTCATCAATCTGGACCTGCGCGTGGGGTCCGAACGGCTGGGCGAACTGCGCGCCGACGGGCTGATCGTCTCCACCCCCACCGGGGCCACGGGGTATTCCGTGTCCGCGCGGGGGCCGCTGGTGCATCCGCAACTGCACGTGTACACCGTGACGCCCATCTGCCCGTTTCTGAACAACCTGCTGCCACTGGTGCTGCCCGGCGAGGCCCGCCTGTCGGTAACGGTGCGCGAGCGCACCACCGATGTCTACCTGACCCAGGACGGGCAGGAAGGCTACGCCCTGCACGCGGGCGACGTGGTGCACGTGGAACGCGCGCCCGGCGGCATGCTGTTCGCCACCATCGAGGAACTTTCGTACTACCGCAAGCTGAAGGCCAAGGGGTTCATCAAGGACCAGGCCTGA
- a CDS encoding ARMT1-like domain-containing protein, whose translation MRKLPEFDAVRDIRLRKDPYFDAWIYNFMTENNLEHLMNPTLIATPEQLRFMVALADDQIYVPCSDETFRLMCAAETPRELQKQYNRAWRIIMRLVRSATHIEKQVKRRILQYCRHRFRLHISQHTTIPSRVVKRLTSIVLTQSGQEDPWRNRKQAANRKARTLLQDPALQRLLRRPPATLNPQRDIVDMRWELDLTELVRLLHVAMHGRQWVQCPPSPLEVEQALESVGEASPQLRLLFGPETEPRKKILYLCDGDGGVVFDLAIVRVLLRMGHQVVLALKEGFFFYAPMIWDVETDPTLKEEMESAFVLHDDRVSKNDLLRHLREHRFVVISDGMRERLNLYRASVTFARAWKECDLIMAKGWRADNIFLRTSHQFTRDIVCFWGEDDGQCSIVCKPRATGVRKFTEKDLSGKAAEIIEAMRAARQQGKAVMFYSCIIGSIPGQTKTAIGVVDAFVRHLREKLDTTFIVNPAEHFEEGMDGDDLMFMWERVQRSGLIDIWRFQTVEDIETSFALQDRKVPSVWSGKDSTYSTGCTKEMQIALDMQKKHRELQIIGPSPDNFFRRREYGVGKYFDVGISG comes from the coding sequence ATGCGAAAGCTGCCCGAGTTCGACGCCGTAAGGGACATCCGCCTGCGCAAGGACCCCTATTTCGACGCGTGGATCTACAACTTCATGACCGAGAACAATCTCGAACACCTCATGAATCCCACGCTCATCGCCACGCCGGAGCAGTTGCGCTTCATGGTGGCCCTGGCGGACGACCAGATCTACGTGCCCTGCTCGGACGAAACCTTTCGCCTCATGTGCGCTGCCGAAACACCGCGCGAGTTGCAGAAGCAGTACAACCGCGCGTGGCGCATCATCATGCGCCTGGTGCGCAGCGCCACGCACATCGAAAAGCAGGTCAAGCGGCGCATTCTGCAATACTGCCGCCATCGCTTCCGCCTGCACATCAGCCAGCACACCACCATTCCTTCGCGGGTGGTCAAGCGCCTGACCAGCATCGTGCTTACCCAGTCCGGGCAGGAAGACCCGTGGCGTAACCGCAAGCAGGCCGCCAACCGCAAGGCGCGCACCCTGTTGCAGGACCCGGCGTTGCAGCGCCTGCTGCGCCGCCCCCCCGCCACGCTGAACCCGCAGCGCGACATCGTGGACATGCGCTGGGAACTGGACCTTACCGAACTGGTGCGGCTGCTGCACGTGGCCATGCATGGTCGCCAGTGGGTACAATGCCCCCCTTCGCCGCTGGAGGTGGAACAGGCCCTGGAATCCGTGGGTGAAGCCTCGCCCCAGTTGCGTCTGCTGTTCGGCCCGGAGACGGAGCCGCGCAAGAAGATCCTGTACCTGTGCGACGGCGACGGCGGCGTGGTGTTCGACCTCGCCATCGTCCGGGTGCTGCTGCGCATGGGGCACCAGGTGGTGCTGGCGCTGAAGGAAGGCTTCTTCTTTTACGCCCCCATGATCTGGGACGTGGAGACCGACCCCACGCTGAAGGAGGAAATGGAATCCGCCTTCGTGCTGCACGACGACCGCGTGTCCAAGAACGACCTGTTGCGCCACCTGCGCGAGCACCGCTTCGTGGTCATCTCGGACGGCATGCGCGAGCGGCTGAACCTGTACCGGGCCAGCGTCACCTTTGCCCGGGCGTGGAAGGAATGCGACCTGATCATGGCCAAGGGCTGGCGGGCGGATAACATCTTCCTGCGCACCAGCCACCAGTTCACCCGCGACATCGTGTGCTTCTGGGGCGAGGACGACGGCCAGTGCAGCATCGTCTGCAAGCCCCGCGCGACAGGGGTGCGCAAGTTCACCGAAAAGGACCTGTCCGGCAAGGCCGCAGAGATCATCGAGGCCATGCGCGCGGCGCGCCAGCAGGGCAAGGCGGTGATGTTCTACAGTTGCATCATCGGCTCCATACCCGGCCAGACAAAGACCGCCATCGGCGTGGTGGACGCCTTTGTCCGGCACCTGCGCGAGAAGCTGGACACCACCTTCATCGTCAACCCGGCCGAGCACTTCGAGGAAGGCATGGATGGCGACGACCTGATGTTCATGTGGGAGCGGGTGCAGCGCAGCGGCCTTATCGACATCTGGCGTTTCCAGACCGTTGAGGATATAGAGACGAGCTTCGCGTTGCAGGATCGCAAGGTGCCCTCGGTGTGGTCGGGCAAGGATTCGACCTACTCCACCGGCTGCACCAAGGAAATGCAGATCGCCCTCGACATGCAGAAGAAGCACCGCGAACTCCAGATCATCGGCCCGTCGCCGGACAACTTCTTCCGCCGCCGCGAATACGGCGTGGGCAAGTACTTCGACGTGGGCATCAGCGGATAA
- a CDS encoding DUF4254 domain-containing protein, with protein MQTFHAVATLLTECFDAQHRATAEWHVAEPPAHEPAPVVTDAAETVADAALLHRLVLAQHLMNFRLWHVEDTARRIDVGTDVIAECKRTIDGLNQRRNDYMEKVDACLVALLRPLLPASTPGQRPRHNTESLGMAVDRLSILSLKVFHMEEQAERADAAPDHRERCAAKLAVLREQRADLAQAVLDLTAEFLDGRKQPKAYYQFKMYNDPSLNPELYKHVKG; from the coding sequence ATGCAGACCTTCCATGCCGTGGCAACGCTGCTTACGGAATGTTTCGATGCCCAGCACCGCGCCACCGCCGAGTGGCACGTGGCCGAGCCCCCGGCACACGAGCCCGCCCCCGTTGTGACGGACGCGGCGGAGACCGTGGCCGACGCCGCGTTGCTGCACCGGCTGGTGCTGGCCCAGCACCTGATGAACTTCCGCCTGTGGCACGTGGAAGACACCGCCCGCCGCATCGACGTGGGCACGGATGTCATCGCGGAGTGCAAGCGCACCATCGACGGCCTGAACCAGCGCCGCAACGACTACATGGAAAAGGTGGACGCCTGTCTGGTGGCGCTGCTGCGCCCGCTGCTGCCCGCGTCCACCCCCGGCCAGCGCCCGCGCCACAATACCGAGTCGCTGGGCATGGCCGTGGACCGGCTGTCCATCCTCAGCCTGAAGGTCTTCCACATGGAAGAGCAGGCCGAACGGGCTGACGCCGCGCCCGACCACCGCGAACGCTGCGCCGCCAAGCTGGCCGTGCTGCGCGAGCAGCGCGCCGACCTGGCCCAGGCCGTGCTGGACCTGACCGCGGAGTTCCTGGATGGCCGCAAGCAGCCCAAGGCCTACTACCAGTTCAAGATGTACAATGATCCCAGCCTCAACCCCGAGCTGTACAAGCACGTGAAGGGGTAG